In the genome of Desertifilum tharense IPPAS B-1220, one region contains:
- a CDS encoding Mrp/NBP35 family ATP-binding protein yields MSNSLDTQSVLEVLRPVQDPELRKSLVELNMIRNVAIDEAGVVRFTLVLTTPACPLREFIVEDCQKAVKQLPGVTDVQVEVTAEIPQQKNSLPDRQGIPGIRNIIAISSGKGGVGKSTVAVNVAVALAQTGAKVGLIDADIYGPNAPTMLGLESAQVKVQATEKGEVLEPAFNHGVKLVSMGFLIDRDQPVIWRGPMLNGVIRQFLYQVEWGELDYLIVDMPPGTGDAQLTLTQAVPMAGAAIVTTPQTVALLDARKGLKMFQQMGVPVLGMVENMSYFIPPDLPDRQYDIFGSGGGEKTSKELGVPLLGCIPLEINLREGGDAGIPIVVGQPESASAKALSAIARAIAAKVSVAALT; encoded by the coding sequence ATGTCTAATTCACTCGATACCCAATCCGTTTTAGAAGTTTTACGACCCGTTCAAGACCCCGAATTGCGAAAAAGTTTGGTCGAGCTAAACATGATTCGCAATGTGGCGATTGATGAAGCGGGCGTTGTTCGCTTTACCTTGGTGCTGACAACGCCTGCTTGTCCGTTGCGCGAATTTATTGTCGAAGATTGTCAAAAAGCGGTTAAACAACTCCCCGGCGTGACTGACGTACAAGTGGAAGTCACCGCAGAAATTCCCCAACAAAAAAATAGCTTACCCGACCGCCAAGGAATTCCGGGAATTCGCAATATTATCGCCATTTCTTCAGGAAAAGGAGGCGTAGGCAAAAGCACAGTGGCGGTTAATGTTGCTGTAGCGCTGGCGCAAACGGGAGCCAAAGTGGGTTTAATTGATGCCGATATTTATGGCCCCAATGCTCCAACCATGTTGGGTTTAGAGAGCGCCCAGGTGAAAGTGCAAGCCACCGAAAAAGGAGAGGTTTTAGAACCGGCCTTTAATCATGGCGTTAAATTAGTTTCAATGGGCTTTTTAATCGATCGCGATCAGCCAGTCATTTGGCGCGGGCCGATGTTGAATGGTGTGATTCGGCAATTTCTCTACCAGGTGGAATGGGGAGAACTCGATTATCTGATTGTAGATATGCCTCCCGGTACGGGGGACGCTCAACTCACCCTCACCCAAGCGGTACCGATGGCGGGGGCAGCCATTGTCACCACGCCGCAAACGGTGGCCTTGCTCGATGCGCGTAAGGGGCTGAAAATGTTCCAGCAAATGGGCGTTCCCGTTCTGGGGATGGTGGAGAATATGAGCTATTTTATTCCGCCCGACTTACCCGATCGCCAATATGACATTTTTGGATCGGGCGGTGGCGAAAAAACCTCTAAAGAGTTAGGCGTGCCCTTGTTGGGTTGCATTCCGTTGGAAATCAACCTGAGAGAAGGGGGCGATGCCGGGATTCCTATTGTAGTCGGTCAGCCCGAATCGGCCTCCGCCAAGGCCCTGAGTGCGATCGCCCGCGCGATCGCTGCTAAAGTGTCCGTAGCTGCCTTAACCTAA
- a CDS encoding GntR family transcriptional regulator, whose amino-acid sequence MRQQPKSDPKPSEEFIYTDLYNAICERHLPPDTKLGEAMLAEHYGVSRTIIRQVLLRLSSDRLVKLEPNRGAFVASLSLEEARQIYEAWRLVEAAIIRDVTQSITPEQIASLRSLIAAERVACDEQNYPLLTRLSTQFHVQLADLCRNKFLGRFLKELIPQTSLAYFYEIRKMPVCTKDEHSEILELIVAGDAEAAVSAAKQHLDGIESSLNARVAFDRQMSLVDKLMSPNPVAKIRSL is encoded by the coding sequence ATGCGACAGCAACCAAAATCCGATCCAAAGCCGAGCGAAGAATTTATCTACACTGATTTATATAATGCGATTTGCGAGCGCCACCTGCCCCCAGATACGAAGTTAGGGGAAGCGATGCTAGCGGAACATTATGGCGTGAGTCGCACCATTATCCGCCAAGTGCTGCTGCGCCTATCGAGCGATCGCCTTGTGAAGCTAGAACCGAACCGGGGCGCATTTGTTGCTAGCCTCAGTTTAGAGGAAGCTCGGCAAATTTACGAAGCTTGGCGGTTAGTAGAAGCGGCGATTATTCGCGATGTAACACAATCCATTACGCCCGAACAAATTGCCTCATTGCGATCGCTCATCGCCGCCGAACGCGTCGCCTGTGACGAGCAAAACTATCCTTTACTCACCCGTCTATCAACGCAATTTCACGTTCAGCTTGCAGACTTGTGTCGCAATAAATTTTTAGGTCGATTCTTAAAAGAACTCATTCCCCAAACCTCCCTCGCCTACTTCTATGAAATTCGGAAAATGCCCGTTTGTACCAAAGATGAGCATAGCGAGATTTTAGAACTGATCGTTGCTGGAGATGCCGAAGCCGCAGTCAGCGCTGCCAAACAACACTTAGATGGGATTGAATCTTCCCTCAATGCTCGCGTCGCCTTCGATCGGCAAATGAGTTTGGTAGACAAGTTAATGTCACCAAACCCCGTTGCTAAAATCAGGAGTTTGTAG
- the rodA gene encoding rod shape-determining protein RodA — MLQKRLMRRVNWTSFLYPWQRVDWLLLFLSVGLTTIGGIMIRSTELNLGWTDWWQHWLVGGIGLVLAMLLARWHYKNLLQLQWVIYAITNLSLIAVIFIGTTALGAQRWITIGGFNLQPSEFAKLGLIITLACLLHTNTASTIPMLLKTLGIALVPWILVFLQPDLGTSLVFGAITLGMLYWGNANPGWLVLLVSPVVSAILFNIYLPGWLIWAVLLAIVAWFSLPWPRLGSIGAVGVNFAAGELGFFLWGLLKDYQKDRLILFLNPEKDPLGGGYHLIQSRIAIGAGELWGRGLNQGTQTQLNFIPEQHTDFIFSAIGEELGFVGCVAMLAVFWLICLRLVLIAQNAQDNFGSLLAIGVLSMVVFQVVVNIGMTIGLAPVTGIPLPWMSYGRSALLTNFLAIGLVESVANHQQKRRF, encoded by the coding sequence ATGTTGCAAAAACGCTTAATGCGCCGCGTGAACTGGACTTCATTCCTCTACCCTTGGCAGCGAGTTGATTGGTTGCTGCTGTTCCTCTCAGTCGGACTAACAACCATTGGGGGGATTATGATTCGCAGCACAGAGCTGAACCTGGGATGGACCGATTGGTGGCAGCACTGGCTAGTCGGCGGGATTGGTCTAGTGCTGGCGATGCTTTTGGCGCGATGGCACTACAAAAATCTCCTGCAATTGCAATGGGTCATTTATGCCATCACCAACCTCTCCCTAATTGCCGTTATTTTTATTGGGACAACCGCCCTAGGGGCGCAGCGTTGGATTACCATCGGTGGCTTCAACCTCCAACCCTCGGAATTTGCCAAATTGGGGTTAATTATTACCCTAGCTTGCTTGCTCCATACCAATACCGCCTCCACCATCCCCATGTTGCTCAAAACCTTGGGGATTGCCCTCGTGCCTTGGATTTTAGTCTTCTTGCAACCCGACTTAGGAACCTCGCTAGTTTTTGGGGCGATTACGCTGGGAATGCTCTATTGGGGAAACGCCAATCCGGGATGGCTCGTGCTGTTAGTTTCTCCAGTGGTCTCAGCCATTCTGTTCAATATTTATCTGCCCGGATGGTTAATTTGGGCCGTCTTGCTCGCCATCGTTGCTTGGTTTAGCTTACCGTGGCCGCGCTTGGGGAGTATTGGCGCAGTGGGGGTGAACTTCGCCGCCGGAGAACTGGGCTTCTTCCTGTGGGGATTGCTCAAAGACTACCAAAAAGACCGTTTGATTCTGTTCCTCAATCCCGAAAAAGACCCCCTAGGCGGTGGCTATCACCTGATTCAATCGCGGATTGCCATTGGTGCCGGAGAACTGTGGGGACGCGGTTTAAATCAGGGGACTCAAACCCAACTGAACTTTATCCCCGAACAACACACAGACTTTATCTTCTCTGCCATTGGCGAAGAATTGGGGTTTGTTGGCTGCGTCGCTATGTTGGCGGTGTTTTGGCTGATTTGCCTGCGCTTAGTTTTGATTGCTCAAAACGCCCAAGATAACTTTGGTTCCCTCTTAGCCATTGGCGTCCTGTCGATGGTGGTGTTTCAGGTGGTTGTGAACATTGGCATGACGATTGGTTTGGCCCCAGTGACTGGCATTCCCTTACCTTGGATGAGTTACGGGCGTTCGGCGTTGCTGACTAACTTTCTGGCGATTGGGTTGGTGGAGTCCGTGGCCAATCACCAGCAAAAACGGCGATTTTGA
- a CDS encoding cation:proton antiporter: protein MLVPIHSEFMEPIVTFAILLVVILTVPLMVERLQLPGLVGLLAAGIALGPNGLGLLGTESETMHLLSDIGLVYLMFVAGLEVDMEQFRRTRNRSMGFGSFTFIVPLVMGTVVGRAFGFDWNPAILIGSLFASHTLLAYPIVRRLGIVNNEAVTVTIGATIFTDIGALLVLAICIGIQAGSFTLTQLLILLGSLAIYSLVVLFGFDWAGREFFRRSGDDEGNQFLFVLMALFLAALGAELIGVEKIVGAFLAGLAVNDAIGEGPVKEKVVFVGSVLFIPIFFVNLGLLINLPAFIASLGALKLTLAIVIGLISSKFVAAFLAQWVYRYSRLEMLTMWSLSIPQVGATLAATLVGYRAGLLTEDVLNSVIVLMLVTSTVGPLITSRVAPKLKRATVTEIELESVTDLTQWEEEPTEDPFTVVVPVYNPHTEDYLVEMAAILAKHESGQVIPVAIAPAFAHMDAPELDASLSQSETLLAKAIALAEGFEVTVNGLLRIDDNIAKGISHTSRERRASLIVMGWSQTTGLRARLFGNVLDSVIWAAHCPVAVTHLLDSPTKIRRILVPVKDFTQQAMRMIRFAEILADANQAQVLLLHICNPRTSASQMAWTKSQLTLLVEKGAPHTDSQIQVIPAEDVTKAILEASQSVDLVVLRSLRRRTSGGGLAFDNVATQVVKQLQCSVVMLGEPQWNAPRANFLDRQLNENRRIV from the coding sequence ATGCTGGTGCCTATTCACTCTGAGTTTATGGAACCGATCGTCACCTTTGCAATTTTGCTGGTTGTTATCTTAACTGTTCCATTAATGGTGGAACGGCTGCAACTGCCAGGGTTAGTGGGTTTGTTGGCTGCGGGGATTGCCTTGGGGCCAAATGGCTTAGGGCTTTTAGGTACCGAGTCCGAAACCATGCATCTGCTGTCAGATATTGGCCTAGTCTATCTGATGTTTGTGGCGGGTCTGGAAGTAGACATGGAACAGTTTCGCCGCACGCGCAATCGGTCGATGGGTTTTGGCAGTTTCACCTTTATCGTGCCCTTAGTGATGGGAACGGTCGTCGGGCGGGCGTTTGGCTTTGATTGGAATCCGGCGATTTTAATCGGTTCGTTGTTTGCCTCTCACACGCTGCTCGCCTATCCCATTGTCCGGCGCTTGGGCATTGTCAACAATGAGGCTGTGACGGTGACGATTGGCGCGACGATTTTTACCGATATTGGCGCATTATTGGTCTTAGCCATTTGTATCGGGATTCAAGCGGGAAGCTTTACCTTAACTCAATTGCTCATCCTCCTAGGCTCGCTGGCGATTTATTCACTTGTGGTGCTATTTGGCTTTGATTGGGCTGGTCGAGAGTTTTTTCGCCGTTCGGGAGATGATGAGGGCAACCAGTTCTTATTTGTGCTGATGGCTCTGTTTTTAGCGGCCCTTGGAGCTGAGTTAATCGGCGTGGAAAAGATTGTGGGCGCTTTCCTAGCGGGTTTAGCGGTTAATGATGCGATTGGGGAAGGACCAGTTAAAGAAAAGGTTGTTTTTGTCGGTAGCGTTTTATTTATTCCGATTTTCTTTGTTAATTTAGGCTTGCTGATTAATTTACCTGCATTTATCGCTAGCTTAGGCGCTCTTAAGCTAACGCTGGCGATTGTGATTGGGTTAATTTCTAGTAAATTTGTCGCGGCGTTTTTGGCTCAGTGGGTCTATCGCTATAGCCGACTTGAAATGCTGACCATGTGGTCGCTGTCCATCCCCCAGGTGGGTGCAACTTTGGCAGCAACGCTGGTGGGATATCGGGCGGGACTGTTGACGGAAGATGTCCTCAATAGCGTGATTGTGTTGATGTTGGTCACGTCAACGGTGGGGCCGTTGATCACTTCGCGGGTGGCTCCTAAACTGAAGCGGGCAACGGTGACGGAGATTGAGTTAGAGTCAGTTACAGATTTGACGCAATGGGAAGAGGAGCCGACAGAAGATCCGTTTACGGTGGTGGTGCCTGTTTATAATCCCCATACGGAAGATTATTTGGTGGAAATGGCGGCTATTCTTGCCAAGCATGAGTCGGGACAAGTGATTCCGGTGGCGATCGCGCCTGCTTTTGCCCACATGGATGCGCCGGAATTAGATGCCTCTTTGAGCCAAAGCGAAACGCTACTCGCAAAAGCGATCGCTCTAGCTGAAGGGTTTGAAGTCACGGTGAATGGCTTATTGCGGATTGACGATAATATTGCTAAAGGGATTAGCCACACCAGCCGCGAACGCCGAGCCAGTTTAATTGTCATGGGGTGGAGCCAAACCACGGGATTGCGGGCGCGTTTATTTGGCAATGTCTTAGATAGCGTAATTTGGGCGGCCCATTGTCCGGTAGCCGTGACGCATTTATTGGATTCTCCCACTAAAATTCGGCGGATCTTAGTCCCCGTTAAGGATTTTACCCAACAAGCGATGCGGATGATTCGGTTTGCCGAAATTCTCGCCGATGCCAATCAAGCGCAGGTATTATTGCTGCATATTTGCAACCCGCGAACCTCCGCCAGTCAGATGGCTTGGACAAAATCTCAGTTAACCCTGTTGGTGGAAAAAGGCGCGCCTCATACGGATTCCCAAATTCAGGTGATTCCAGCCGAAGATGTGACTAAAGCGATTTTGGAGGCGTCGCAGTCGGTGGATTTGGTGGTTTTGCGATCGCTCCGGCGGCGAACCAGCGGCGGCGGACTGGCGTTTGATAATGTGGCGACTCAGGTTGTCAAACAGTTACAGTGTTCTGTGGTCATGCTAGGCGAACCCCAGTGGAACGCGCCTCGCGCCAATTTCCTCGATCGTCAATTGAACGAAAACCGGCGGATTGTCTAA
- a CDS encoding NAD(P)H dehydrogenase subunit NdhS: MILPGSAVKVKNPGDTYYGFQGQVQRVTDGKAAVLFEGGNWDKLVTFRLAELELIDATAGRKK, from the coding sequence ATGATTCTACCGGGATCGGCCGTTAAGGTGAAAAACCCAGGCGATACGTATTACGGCTTTCAAGGTCAGGTGCAGCGCGTCACCGATGGCAAAGCTGCGGTTTTGTTTGAAGGCGGCAACTGGGATAAGCTAGTCACCTTTCGGCTAGCGGAACTCGAACTGATTGACGCAACAGCAGGTCGCAAGAAGTAA
- a CDS encoding HAS-barrel domain-containing protein, translating to MRLPLPQFEKSDRHPNHIAEVIETATTEFLAQCLEPENLSFPIMPAFGTFVKAADEESGNQVYAVVYHATTSPIDSVHRARALGLSLEELREQQPQIFAMLKTEFRAAIVGFVPSVEPGNGKTRLPLPYQHLPPRPPQIHQAVYQCTPEEVIHFSEQLDFLRTLLQFPGAPVDALAASAIRDIYQLRQADRTWLVQAGRTLSVLLKDDYDRLRYILSQIHY from the coding sequence ATGCGCTTACCCTTGCCGCAGTTTGAAAAGAGCGATCGCCATCCTAACCATATTGCTGAGGTGATTGAAACCGCAACCACCGAGTTCTTAGCTCAGTGTCTCGAACCCGAAAACCTCAGCTTTCCGATCATGCCGGCCTTTGGCACCTTCGTCAAAGCCGCCGATGAAGAATCGGGCAATCAAGTTTATGCGGTCGTTTATCATGCCACCACTAGCCCGATTGACTCCGTGCATCGGGCGCGAGCGTTAGGGCTATCTCTAGAAGAACTGCGCGAACAACAGCCCCAAATCTTTGCAATGCTCAAAACAGAGTTTCGGGCTGCAATTGTCGGGTTTGTCCCTTCAGTTGAACCAGGGAATGGCAAAACTAGATTGCCCCTCCCCTACCAACACTTACCGCCTCGTCCGCCCCAAATTCACCAAGCGGTCTACCAATGCACCCCAGAAGAAGTGATTCACTTCAGCGAACAACTGGATTTTCTCAGAACTCTGCTGCAATTTCCTGGGGCCCCTGTAGATGCGCTGGCTGCCTCGGCAATTCGCGATATCTATCAACTCCGCCAAGCGGATCGAACGTGGCTCGTTCAAGCCGGACGCACCCTCAGCGTTCTCTTGAAAGATGATTACGACCGTCTGCGCTATATCCTAAGCCAAATCCATTATTGA
- a CDS encoding class I SAM-dependent methyltransferase — MQNQESAVVFDQNRASTYDTRVAKIAPLRDSLHLLTRLILSQLSDEARILCVGVGTGLELIYLAQEFPQWQFTAVDPAIAMLDVCRQKAEECGVASRCTWHEGYLDSLPPSPLFDAATCFLVSHFLMQPEERRNFFNQIASRLRPQGYLVSADLSSDMSTPAYQNLRELWTQMLQYAEFPDEVIQEFLDSHGRNVAILPPHEVESIIASSGFESPVLFMQTLFIHAWYTRRTSLD; from the coding sequence ATGCAAAATCAAGAATCCGCCGTTGTATTCGATCAAAACCGCGCTTCTACCTACGACACCAGAGTCGCTAAAATAGCTCCATTACGCGATTCGCTTCATTTACTGACTCGCCTGATCCTTTCTCAGCTTTCTGATGAGGCTCGAATTCTGTGTGTGGGTGTCGGAACCGGCCTGGAATTGATTTATCTTGCCCAAGAATTTCCGCAATGGCAATTTACCGCCGTAGATCCGGCGATCGCAATGCTTGATGTTTGTCGTCAAAAAGCTGAAGAATGCGGAGTGGCATCGCGCTGCACCTGGCACGAAGGGTATCTCGATTCACTCCCCCCATCCCCATTGTTTGATGCGGCAACTTGCTTTTTAGTCTCTCACTTTTTGATGCAGCCAGAGGAGAGACGAAATTTCTTTAATCAAATCGCTTCGCGACTTCGCCCTCAAGGGTATTTAGTGAGCGCAGATTTATCCTCCGATATGTCCACCCCAGCCTATCAAAATCTCCGCGAGCTTTGGACTCAGATGTTGCAGTATGCAGAGTTTCCAGATGAGGTGATTCAAGAATTTCTTGATTCTCACGGTCGGAATGTTGCCATACTCCCCCCCCACGAAGTCGAATCGATCATTGCATCAAGCGGTTTTGAGTCTCCTGTATTGTTCATGCAAACTCTTTTTATTCACGCTTGGTATACAAGGCGAACATCGCTAGATTAA